Proteins from a genomic interval of Schistocerca cancellata isolate TAMUIC-IGC-003103 chromosome 8, iqSchCanc2.1, whole genome shotgun sequence:
- the LOC126095194 gene encoding cuticle protein 16.5-like — protein MFKTVFVVLALAAACQASPAPKPAPGLLSAGYVAAAPVAYTAPAVAAAPVAYTAAAYPAAYAAAYSAYPAARAVYYG, from the coding sequence GTGTTCGTCGTCCTCGCCCTGGCGGCCGCTTGCCAGGCCAGCCCCGCCCCCAAGCCGGCCCCCGGCCTGCTGTCGGCCGGCTACGTGGCCGCCGCCCCCGTCGCCTACACCGCCCCCGCTGTGGCCGCCGCCCCCGTCGCCTACACCGCCGCTGCGTACCCAGCCGCCTACGCCGCCGCCTACAGCGCCTACCCCGCTGCCAGAGCCGTCTACTACGGCTAG